In Mercenaria mercenaria strain notata chromosome 13, MADL_Memer_1, whole genome shotgun sequence, a single window of DNA contains:
- the LOC123529124 gene encoding uncharacterized protein LOC123529124, whose amino-acid sequence MSKSRPLVLGFIAEQTLTTELSMCRLVKKDNEPYWINKKDQVLQNSTNTRCRTIQFSGTNLHLDEDVPCWLLSHSICEADRSFCQTSGNNSTVRNGWIKVAKQKPSYKLSSAKYTYCDAKFLCEETWHSKIASAGNESFMELLGISLGITQQMMIGFWTESPGMSCSHGQGEGYVTQYTGPTVHTIEIRKSVNVFKVLCEKDDSTTKATSAMLSSILQTRLQPNTQSGFSPTTYHLTTASNLQTNTQLRQSQLSTEPLKIQKTQSTIVSSTASPTPARSSMQNLATSLLASTDAVWDRIEQEEYFVDYNPMNYNQAETFCREVMNASLVMFLNPLRYFTVLAQIALTNNSFWVGAW is encoded by the exons ATGTCAAAAAGCAGGCCTCTGGTTTTAGGTTTTATAGCGGAACAAACACTTACAACGGAGCTGTCAATGTGCCGACTTGTCAAGAAAGATAATGAGCCGTACTGGATTAATAAGAAAG ACCAGGTCCTTCAGAATTCCACTAATACGCGTTGTCGGACAATACAATTTTCTGGAACTAACTTGCACCTTGATGAAGATGTCCCATGTTGGCTTTTGTCTCATTCGATATGTGAGGCAGACAGATCATTCTGCCAGACTTCGGGGAACAATAGCACAGTAAGGAATG GATGGATTAAAGTTGCCAAGCAAAAACCATCATATAAGCTGTCGAGTGCCAAATACACATATTGCGATGCAAAGTTTCTGTGTGAGGAGACATGGCACAGTAAAATAGCTAGTGCTGGAAACGAATCCTTTATGGAGTTATTAGGTATATCACTTGGGATTACACAACAAATGATGATCGGCTTCTGGACTGAGAGTCCGG GTATGAGCTGTTCACACGGACAAGGCGAAGGTTATGTAACACAATACACAGGACCAACCGTACATACAATAGAAATACGGAAGTCAGTCAATGTTTTCAAGGTGCTTTGCGAGAAAGATGATTCAACAACCAAAGCAACGTCGGCCATGCTATCAAGTATATTACAAACAAGATTGCAGCCAAATACACAATCAGGGTTTTCACCCACAACTTATCACCTAACTACAGCATCAAATCTACAAACAAACACGCAATTGCGGCAAAGCCAGTTATCAACAGAGCCTCTGAAAATTCAGAAAACACAATCAACTATAGTTTCTTCTACAGCGAGCCCGACACCAGCAAGGTCGTCGATGCAGAACTTAGCAACGTCTCTGTTGGCATCCACAG ATGCGGTCTGGGACAGAATTGAACAAGAAGAATATTTCGTCGATTACAACCCGATGAATTACAATCAAGCGGAAACGTTTTGTCGCGAGGTGATGAATGCATCGTTGGTTATGTTCCTCAATCCTCTCAGATACTTCACGGTCCTTGCACAGATTGCTTTAACGAACAATTCTTTTTGGGTCGGAG